A region from the Melioribacter roseus P3M-2 genome encodes:
- a CDS encoding alpha-amylase family glycosyl hydrolase, which produces MKLRIIVLLSFFMSNLSAQTQFTTVPQYPSQTDSIVITFDVTNATHSNKIAGYNGDVYAHTGVSLRYSDGSILIWQNVIGAWGNNSTQPRLVRIADNTYRITINNPRKFYNVNDPSVDIVQLCFVLRSSDGTKQTEDVFVPLYEPGITVVINSPDVRALYGDPLRSPYFTENYNPVLIRAKSAAIGAKAAMMKLLINSETVSVVYTDTLSYLFTPDKSSETNYIEIIAEDTTGISDTAEFVIVAVPQQVDEPLPGNFEHGINYNGNEVYLVLFAPYKKFVYLIGDFNDWKVNSEYLLKRYEAREDSVLYWIKLDNLQPGTEYAFQYLIDGKIRIPDPYSEKILDPWNDSYITSSVYPDLISYPYGKTENIVSVLSATRKEYVWKTTDFEKPPKENLVIYEMLVRDFVETHDFAALIDTIGYFKKLGVNAIELMPVMEFEGNSSWGYNPMMHFAVDKYYGPADKLKEFVDSCHSSGIAVILDIVLNHAYGLNPLVRMYWDTTQGRPASNNPWFNQTSPNQVFSWGYDFNHESNNTKYYVDRVTSYWLKEFKADGFRFDFSKGFTNTPGDGGSYDPSRIKILKRMADKLWETDPEAYVILEHFAPDTEEKELASYGMMLWGNLNYNYSEAAMGWNEEGKSDFGRISYKSRGFTTPALVGYMESHDEERLMYKNLTWGNSNGDYDVKELSTALDRIKLAAVFFITVPGPKMLWQFEELGYDYSIDYNGRLGEKPIRWDYYTLPEHSDRQKLFEFFSELINLKKTYGAFSTDNFVLNVSDPIKEITLVDSSMNVKIIGNFGVASGSAYPQFPNNGYWYEYFTGDSIKVDNGTTFIKLKAGEYKLYTSVRISTRKDSSSENGNNEIKENFYVYQNHPNPFSSVTLLEWELPQKSSVVIKLFNPLGEEISDLVNEIQEAGNHKYYLKANKFNLSSGIYFVNYNLNGFIKTQKIVLIK; this is translated from the coding sequence ATGAAACTCAGAATAATTGTTTTGTTATCGTTTTTTATGAGCAATCTGTCGGCTCAGACACAATTTACAACCGTCCCTCAATATCCATCGCAAACGGATTCAATAGTAATTACGTTCGATGTAACAAACGCCACTCATTCGAATAAAATAGCGGGATACAACGGCGATGTCTACGCTCACACAGGAGTTTCGCTTCGATATAGCGACGGTTCAATTCTTATCTGGCAAAATGTAATAGGCGCCTGGGGAAATAATTCAACCCAGCCCAGGCTCGTCAGAATCGCCGATAATACTTACCGAATTACAATCAACAATCCGAGAAAATTTTATAACGTTAACGACCCGTCTGTTGATATAGTGCAACTTTGTTTCGTTCTACGCAGCAGCGACGGCACGAAGCAAACCGAAGATGTGTTTGTCCCGTTGTATGAGCCCGGAATAACGGTTGTAATAAATTCTCCCGATGTCCGGGCATTATACGGCGATCCCTTGAGGTCTCCGTACTTTACGGAAAATTATAACCCTGTTTTGATCAGAGCAAAGAGTGCGGCGATCGGCGCGAAAGCAGCTATGATGAAACTGTTGATTAATTCGGAAACCGTAAGCGTCGTCTATACAGATACGCTATCTTATCTTTTTACTCCCGACAAAAGCAGCGAAACAAATTATATCGAAATTATTGCGGAGGATACTACGGGCATCAGCGATACGGCTGAATTCGTAATTGTCGCGGTTCCGCAACAAGTTGATGAACCGCTGCCCGGTAATTTTGAACACGGTATAAATTATAACGGTAATGAAGTTTACCTTGTTCTGTTTGCGCCGTATAAAAAGTTTGTTTATCTGATAGGCGATTTTAACGATTGGAAAGTTAATTCAGAATATTTATTGAAGAGGTACGAAGCGCGGGAGGATAGCGTTCTTTACTGGATTAAACTCGATAACCTTCAACCCGGAACCGAATATGCTTTCCAATATCTTATAGACGGTAAAATAAGAATACCCGATCCGTACTCGGAAAAAATCTTGGACCCGTGGAACGACAGTTATATTACATCTTCTGTTTATCCGGATTTAATATCATATCCTTACGGCAAAACCGAAAATATAGTAAGCGTATTGAGTGCAACTCGAAAGGAATACGTCTGGAAAACAACCGACTTCGAAAAACCTCCGAAAGAAAATCTTGTTATTTATGAAATGTTAGTAAGAGATTTTGTGGAAACTCACGATTTCGCTGCATTGATTGATACTATCGGTTATTTTAAAAAACTAGGCGTTAATGCAATCGAGCTTATGCCGGTAATGGAATTCGAGGGAAATTCAAGCTGGGGTTACAACCCGATGATGCACTTTGCGGTGGATAAATACTACGGTCCGGCTGATAAGCTGAAAGAATTTGTAGATTCGTGTCATTCAAGCGGTATAGCTGTAATACTCGATATCGTATTAAATCACGCTTACGGTTTGAATCCGCTAGTACGAATGTATTGGGATACTACTCAGGGAAGACCGGCTTCGAATAATCCGTGGTTCAATCAGACTTCGCCGAATCAGGTGTTTTCCTGGGGATACGATTTTAATCATGAAAGTAATAATACCAAATACTACGTCGACCGTGTAACTTCTTATTGGTTGAAAGAATTCAAAGCCGACGGATTTCGTTTCGACTTTTCCAAAGGCTTTACGAATACGCCGGGCGACGGCGGAAGCTACGACCCGTCTAGAATCAAAATTCTAAAACGGATGGCTGACAAACTGTGGGAAACAGACCCCGAGGCATACGTGATTCTGGAACATTTTGCTCCGGATACGGAGGAAAAAGAACTTGCCTCGTACGGAATGATGCTCTGGGGCAATCTCAATTATAATTATTCGGAAGCCGCTATGGGATGGAACGAAGAAGGCAAATCGGATTTCGGCAGAATTTCATATAAGTCCAGAGGCTTTACAACTCCCGCTCTGGTAGGATATATGGAAAGTCACGACGAAGAACGACTTATGTATAAAAATTTAACGTGGGGAAATTCAAACGGCGATTACGATGTCAAAGAATTGAGTACTGCGCTCGACAGAATTAAACTGGCGGCAGTTTTTTTCATTACAGTTCCCGGTCCGAAAATGCTATGGCAATTCGAAGAATTGGGATACGACTATTCTATCGATTATAACGGCAGACTGGGCGAAAAACCGATAAGATGGGATTACTATACACTGCCCGAGCATTCCGACCGACAAAAACTTTTCGAATTTTTTTCTGAATTAATTAATCTTAAGAAAACATACGGCGCATTTTCTACCGATAATTTTGTGCTTAATGTTTCGGATCCGATTAAAGAGATTACGCTCGTCGACTCGTCTATGAATGTCAAAATTATCGGTAATTTTGGCGTCGCTTCTGGTTCTGCGTACCCGCAATTTCCTAACAACGGATATTGGTACGAATACTTTACCGGCGACAGTATTAAAGTTGATAACGGAACGACATTTATCAAGCTAAAAGCCGGAGAATATAAACTTTATACGTCTGTCAGAATTTCGACGCGGAAGGATTCTTCTTCGGAAAACGGGAATAACGAAATCAAAGAAAATTTTTATGTTTATCAAAACCACCCGAACCCTTTCAGTTCTGTCACATTGTTGGAATGGGAGCTGCCGCAAAAAAGCAGCGTCGTAATTAAACTGTTCAACCCGCTAGGGGAAGAGATATCCGATCTCGTAAATGAAATTCAGGAAGCAGGCAATCATAAGTATTACTTGAAGGCAAACAAGTTTAACTTGTCGAGCGGTATCTATTTTGTCAATTATAATCTGAACGGATTTATTAAGACGCAGAAGATCGTATTAATCAAATAG
- a CDS encoding SusE domain-containing protein, which produces MKRITLTTILMALVGLLMISCERDITEPTISSNPAGPELANLSLNVPFNVNNADSLVRFSWSEADFGFKASIAYTVQLSPKSDFSENVANLITTQQLSGSATVDAINTLILSWNYSIGENVTVYYRVAATVSPYVETVYSEVKSAAFVPYDAVINYPMIYVPGSYQGWSPGAENGRLFSYGFNSVYQGIIRLKDGDNPTTEFKVTLSPNWNGPNYGGTLTQSGDNYSGVLDPNGGNYVVNAGTYSFNVDVDALTISLTKTDDWGIIGSAVPPYDWSQDVDMFYNGQRKVWEITADFNAGEFKFRANDDWALNYGDTGGDGTLDAGGDNIPLPEAGNYTIRFDPVKLTYTIKKN; this is translated from the coding sequence ATGAAAAGAATAACATTAACAACTATACTAATGGCGTTGGTCGGTCTTTTGATGATCTCGTGCGAACGGGATATAACGGAACCGACAATCAGCTCGAATCCCGCCGGACCTGAATTGGCTAATTTATCCCTGAATGTGCCCTTTAACGTAAACAATGCCGACAGTCTCGTCAGATTCTCCTGGTCCGAGGCGGATTTCGGTTTCAAAGCGTCGATCGCTTATACGGTGCAGTTATCTCCTAAAAGCGATTTCTCGGAAAACGTTGCAAATCTAATTACAACTCAACAGTTAAGCGGAAGCGCTACGGTCGACGCTATTAACACGCTTATACTGTCGTGGAATTATTCCATCGGGGAAAATGTAACCGTCTATTACAGAGTTGCCGCCACAGTCAGCCCTTATGTGGAAACGGTCTATTCCGAGGTTAAGTCCGCCGCGTTTGTTCCATATGACGCCGTAATTAACTATCCGATGATTTATGTTCCAGGTTCTTACCAGGGCTGGTCGCCTGGCGCAGAAAACGGCAGATTATTCTCGTATGGTTTTAATTCGGTTTATCAGGGTATTATCCGCCTTAAAGACGGCGATAATCCGACAACCGAATTTAAAGTAACTCTTTCGCCCAACTGGAACGGTCCGAATTACGGAGGCACGTTGACTCAGTCTGGCGATAATTATAGCGGAGTCCTTGACCCTAACGGTGGAAACTACGTTGTAAATGCCGGAACGTATAGTTTCAATGTGGATGTCGACGCGCTTACGATTTCGTTGACCAAAACGGACGATTGGGGAATTATCGGCTCGGCAGTGCCGCCGTATGATTGGTCGCAGGATGTCGATATGTTCTACAACGGACAGAGAAAAGTATGGGAAATAACCGCAGACTTTAATGCCGGAGAATTTAAGTTCAGAGCTAACGACGACTGGGCGTTGAATTACGGAGATACCGGGGGCGACGGCACGCTCGACGCCGGAGGCGACAATATTCCTCTGCCCGAAGCGGGAAATTACACAATACGATTCGATCCCGTCAAGCTTACATATACAATCAAGAAAAACTAA
- a CDS encoding RagB/SusD family nutrient uptake outer membrane protein has translation MKKITLFITAIILSAFFFTSCVNDLNVEPIDPNVNTLNNVFKDQSAYKKALAKLYASYALSGQTGGGGGNPDIAGIDENFGNYLRQYWGLQELPTDEAIIAWDDATIKDFHWHTWSPNDVFISALYSRIFYTISICNEFIRNADKAIDTTSGAFQTELKTYKAEARFLRALSYWHAIDMFGNVPFVTEEDLPGAFFPRRITRTELFEYIENELKEIENELMPARQNEYARADRGAAWFLLAKLYLNAKVYTGTERYTDALTYLNKVISAGYSLDNSYEHLFTADNNSSPEIIFPITFDGQNTQQYGGMTFIVHASNGGGMPLNGIDGGWGGIRTIKNFVAKFNLKESDFDSDPQYQGPDKRAMFFFDKSTWKWDINNVGTFTEGIGVTKFKNISSNGGPAPNAHATFVSTDFPMFRLADAYLMYAEAVLRGGSGGDIGTAVSYINALRQRAYGNDSGNITASDLTLDFILDERGRELYWEGHRRTDLVRFGQFTSGPYVWQWKGKVKEGIQTPSFRDLYPIPINDLNANPNLVQNPGY, from the coding sequence ATGAAAAAAATTACATTATTTATAACGGCAATAATTCTCTCTGCATTCTTCTTTACGTCGTGCGTAAACGATTTGAATGTAGAGCCAATAGATCCGAATGTAAATACATTAAATAACGTATTTAAGGATCAATCGGCATATAAAAAAGCTCTGGCTAAACTATATGCCAGTTACGCATTGAGCGGTCAAACCGGCGGCGGCGGAGGCAATCCGGACATCGCCGGCATAGACGAAAATTTCGGAAACTACCTGCGCCAGTATTGGGGTCTGCAGGAACTTCCGACGGACGAAGCCATTATTGCATGGGACGACGCTACAATTAAAGATTTCCACTGGCATACATGGTCGCCCAATGATGTCTTTATTTCGGCTCTCTATTCGAGAATATTCTATACGATATCGATATGTAATGAATTTATAAGAAATGCCGACAAAGCCATTGATACTACTTCCGGAGCGTTTCAAACAGAGTTAAAAACATATAAAGCGGAAGCCCGCTTTTTAAGAGCTCTTTCGTACTGGCACGCTATCGATATGTTCGGCAATGTACCTTTTGTTACGGAAGAAGACCTGCCGGGCGCATTCTTCCCGAGAAGAATAACGCGTACGGAGCTTTTCGAATATATCGAAAATGAGTTGAAGGAAATCGAAAACGAGTTGATGCCGGCAAGACAAAATGAATATGCGCGTGCCGACAGAGGCGCTGCATGGTTCCTGCTGGCAAAACTGTATCTCAATGCAAAAGTATATACAGGAACCGAACGATATACAGACGCACTCACGTATTTGAATAAAGTTATTTCGGCGGGCTATTCTCTCGACAACAGTTACGAACATTTGTTTACCGCCGACAACAATTCGAGTCCGGAAATTATTTTCCCGATTACCTTCGACGGACAGAACACCCAGCAATACGGAGGTATGACATTTATTGTGCACGCTTCCAATGGAGGCGGAATGCCCTTAAACGGTATTGACGGAGGCTGGGGCGGTATTAGAACGATTAAAAATTTCGTCGCCAAATTTAATCTTAAAGAGAGCGATTTCGATTCCGACCCTCAGTATCAGGGTCCCGATAAAAGAGCCATGTTCTTTTTCGATAAATCTACCTGGAAATGGGATATCAACAACGTTGGCACGTTTACGGAAGGAATCGGCGTAACTAAATTCAAGAATATCAGTTCGAACGGAGGACCGGCTCCTAATGCTCATGCCACGTTTGTGAGTACGGATTTCCCGATGTTCCGTCTTGCCGACGCTTATCTTATGTATGCCGAAGCGGTATTGAGAGGAGGCTCGGGCGGCGATATCGGAACTGCCGTCAGCTACATAAACGCCTTGAGACAACGCGCATACGGTAATGATTCGGGTAATATAACCGCATCGGATCTTACTCTCGATTTCATCCTGGATGAACGGGGACGTGAATTATACTGGGAAGGACACCGCAGAACGGATTTGGTTCGCTTCGGACAATTTACAAGCGGTCCTTATGTATGGCAATGGAAAGGAAAAGTTAAAGAAGGTATTCAAACGCCTTCGTTCAGAGACCTTTATCCTATTCCGATAAATGATTTAAATGCCAATCCGAATCTTGTTCAAAACCCGGGTTATTAA